The window TCGCTTTCCTTTATTCCAGTTGCGGTGTCGAACCAGCTTATTATTCGTTGCATTAAAAGTTTTCTTATGGAAAATGTGTCTATGGCTTCGTAGCCGAACGCAAGATACACGAGACCGTATGTTCCTTTGTATCGCAGTCCTGCGCAATCTCTTGTGGAAGAGCCATAAAATAGTATCGGTTGAGCGCCGCCAACAGGCGTTATAACATCGGCATATCGGGCGTTGTTAGCGCCGTCTCCATCGTCGATGCTGAAAAGCAGGGCGTCGCCTATGGGGTCAGCTGGCATGCCAAATACCCTGTGGCTCGCAGCGGAATCGCGAAGCTCGGAGCGCCGTGAGCTGGCATGGAGAAAGTTTGTGAAAAAGCCCGGGTCCGTGTCACGCATGTCCAAAACGAGGTCCCAGCCTATGTCGTTGCCGGTGATAAACAGGTTGCCACCGTTGTTAAGATACATTCTTAGCACCGCTCTGTCGTCGCGGTCGAGAGTGTTTTGGGAGTGGTGTCCGGTGAACCATATCGCGATGTCGAACTTTGATAGTGTGTCATATCCTAAAGGTCCCCAGTTTCGGTTGTAGTAGTAAAATTGTTCCCCAATGCTTTCGAGAGCAGTAATGTAGTATCGCTCGAATTCGTATTTGACATCGTCGTCGATAAGTATAACATGGTCGCCAGTCGTTACTGACAGGTTGAACTCGAAGGAGTCGTCGGTAAATACCGATGTAAGGTTTATAATGCCTTTTCCAGTGCCTTTCTGCGTGGGATTCGTCCTGAAGATGACCCAGACCGTATCTGCGGAACTCGTGCCCAGAAACACCGATTGGGAATCATCAAAGCATCCTATTCGAGTGCACGCGCGTATATCCCAGCCTGCGGGAGCCTCGCTTGAGAATTTTAACTTCAGCGTATCAGGATATCGACCATAGTTTATGCCATAAACGATCAATGTTTCTGTATTCCCGAGGTCAGTTATTTTTGAGCTTGTGCCTGCTATTTTTGCGGCGAACATGTGTGACGGCAACGGCAACGGCGCGTGAGCAGCCTGAATAACTTCTCGTGTGGTCAGTGCGATTGTGTCTACCACTATCGCAAGCTCACAGTTCCAAGGCAACCAATCGTAGCTGCGTGTGTAGTGATAGGCCAGCCGCAGGGTATCTCCAACAGAACTTGGCATTATAAGGTCGCCAATGTAGTGTGGCAGAACATCGCGAACGACCCAGTTGTATTCCGGTGAGGTGGCTCCTTCCGCTGAAATGTGGTTCTCCAGTATGAAGATGAACAATCTTATAAATCGTCCAATGAACATAGGGTCGTCTATGGTGAAACCGATGTAAAGCGAGTCGTCATCCGAATCGATAAGCCACACTTTAACCGGTGTTGAGTCGTGGCGCGCTATGGAAGCACGAAGGCTGTCGAAAAGCCCTGTAGTCGGGAATACTGAGTAGTAGCCCTGAAAACGACCCCAAGGTGCATTCTGCCATGTCGAGTCGCCGAAAAGAACTAACTGCAGATATTGGTATACACCCGGAGAACCATACATTGGCCATGTAATAAAGTTGAGCAGCACGCTCGAGTCATAAAGAGCGGGGTATTCTCTGTTAACGAAGTTGTTAACTATGCCGGAGGATGTTCCCGACATTTTTACCCCCACCTCTGCCAGCGGCACTTTTTCGAAGGCGAACGTTGCCCCAACCAGAGCAAGAATAAACAATGCTGTAGCAATCTTTCTCATGTTCTCCTCCGTGGTTCTATTGGCTGATGTCGATAGCTTTAGCGGCCAAAACGATTTTATCCATGTTCTGCATTATAACTAATACCGTATGAGAACTGGTTTGGCAACCTATTATTTCATCGGGCAAGGGAAAAGAGTAACGAAAGTCGTGGGTTTTATTTTTCTGGATGGCAACGAATTCGCCAGCTTCAGCAGGCATTATCGATACCGCCACAAAGTGGAACTCCTTCTGACCGCTTATCCCCGGGGCTTCGTCAAATTTTGCCACCCTCCGCGTTAGCATTGCGTAAAGCTGCCCCTGTAGGCTGCTGTCAGCGGTGATACTGCCCGATACTATAATGCTGTCCTGGGTTAACTGATATTCAATATCTATTGATGCGGGCTTTGTTAGCAGTTTTTGTTCTTTTATTTCTGTGATCATTGCTTCGGAGTTTTTGAATACAGCACTATCAAGTTGATGTCCGTCGAGGAAGACTTGGGGCAGTTCGCCAACGACACCGTAAAAAGATTGGCGTGCTTGCTGTATTTCAGGGTTTTTGCGGTAAAATGGGTCGTCCGCGGGAATGGCGGGGTGATACTCTATAATTATCGGGCGTTTGCCGTCGTCGTGATTGTCGAAGTATTCTTGGACTGAATCCATAACGCATGCTACCTCAGCGCAAAGTGAGCACTGAACATTGGAGAAAAATTCTATTATAACATCGAAATAGTCGCTCTGTGGTTTCTGTGGCGCGACATTCTCCTTCCCACACCCTGATAAGAACATGATTACTAAAGTAAGAAGCGGCATTATTTTTAATGAGTGTTTCTTCATATTTTATCGCTTAATGCTGGTTTGGGATTTTCCTCTGGTGCAAACACGGTTGTGAATTTCACTGCATTTTCAGGGCATGTTGTGCACAGTCCACATCTTATACAATCCGTTGAGTTGGGATTTCGGAATACCTCTATATCGACGGGACAAACCAATTTGCAGTAACCACAGAGGGTGCACTTGTGATGGTCGACCGTAAGCCTTAGTATGCTCACGCTGTTGAAAAGTGAAAGAAGCGCTCCGACCGGGCATACATACCTGCAAAAGGGTCTTTTCGTGAATATGAAAGCCGTGATGAAAAATACGAGTATGGCTATTTTGGTCCAGTATAGAGTGTGAGCGAGCGGTCTTAATTCGGGATTAAGCAACATTTGAGGGATGCCAGCTTCGAGAGCTCCCTGAGGGCAGATTTTGCAGAAAACCGTGTCCGAAATTATCATGGGCAGAAGCAGAACGCCAAGAACAAGGAAAATGTATTTAGTGAAAGTGTATTTGCTGGGTAATTTTACTTTCGGAGTTTTTATTTTGTAAAGCAGGTCTTGGAGGAATCCGAACGGGCAAACCCAACCGCAGAATAGTCTTCCCACTGCTGCGCCGAAAATCGCTATAACGCCGAAAATGTAGAAAGGAAAGGTCTTTATTACTGAGAAGTGTTGCAGGGCGCCGGCGGGACAGCTCGTCAAAGCTGAAGGACAGGCATAACAATTAAGAATCGGTAAAATTACTGCTTTCGCTTTTCCGCTGTAAAGGTGAGGCTTGTTAAAAAAACCTCTTAAATATGCGTTAGGCAAAATTACGCCTAAAATCTGTGAAAAAACTCTAAATCTTAATATGCCTCTAAGACGCATCAGCTACCCTTCTTCGATACATACGATAGCTGTATTCTCGTGTGCACCACCTCCTTTTTGTTTTACCAATCAACCTATACCAATACACCCAAGGCACAATATCGATCCATTATTTATAACCTCAACCACATCCCCAAGTATGAATCCTGCCACAACGAGCACGATTCCGAGCGCCACAAGCAGTATTACCGTGGTCGGACTACCTTTCCTTGATGGACTTTTCTTTTCTCTTGAGCTCATCCGGGGTGATCCTGATCATCTTTTTAAACTCGTTTGAGGGCTTGAATGTAGGCACTACTCTTTCCCCGATTCTTACAGTAGCGCCAGAACGCGGATTCCGTGCCACTCGAGCACGCCTTACCTTTAGCTTGAATGTGCCAAACCTACGAATCTCTATATTATTACCCTCAGACATCACCTCCTTTATGGTGTCCAGCAGAGTGTCACATATTACATGAACATCTGACTTTGTAAAACCCGTCCGTTCTGCAACTATTTCTACGAGATCTGCTTTGGTCATAGATACTCCTCTGCATTAAGATTTCCTCTATTGATGACTCCCTTAAATGAAAAAAGCAACCTATCTTATTGAATGTCAAGTAATTTCTAAAATGGAATCTGGAGATGAAATGTTTTATTGCAGTTAATGCTGGAATAATGAAATCATGTGTTTGCCTTCGCTAATTGGTGTCTTTTGACTAAATCCTCATATACCCAGTAAGGCACCTTAAACACACCAAGCAAAGGTTCGCCTCGCACCGTTCCGTGACAGTCGGAGCCGCCTGTTATGGCAAGGTCGTGCTTGCGGGCGATTTCAATAAGCTTTTTCGTGGTTATCTCGTTGTGAAATGGGTAAAAAGCCTCTATCCCATCTATCCCTTCATTTATTATTTCGTTTATACTTTCCATACAGCCCTGTGTAACGCCGCAGTGGGCGATGACTGCAAGTCCATGCGCTTGGTGGATTGTGTCTATAGCCTCACGGGGTGTGGGTGCCCACCGTGGCACATATGCTGGTTTGCCTATGCCGAGATAACGCTCGAAAGCCTCGTGCACGCTTGAGACATGACCGAGTTTTATCATTGCCAAGGCTACATGGGGTCTTCCGATTGAGTCCACATCTTTAGCCATTGATAGAACGAGTTCGGGGTCAACGGGTTTACCGAGCTCGGTAAGTTTGGCGCAGATTTTTTTTATCCTTTCCCTCCTTGCGAGCTGCATCCGTTTTATGAGTTCACCGAGCTTTTTTGATTCAATGTCCACAAAGTATCCGAGGATGTGCATTCTTCCACTGCAACTGCTGGTGGATATTTCTATTCCTCTTATGAACTCGATCCCCGCTTCGTGAGCGAGTTTTTCGCCTTCGGCGACACATGCCACAGTATCGTGGTCAGTTATCGCTATAGCAGATAGTTCATAGGATTTCGCCCGTTTGACTATTTGAGCGGGTGTATAGCTCCCGTCGGAGCACAGCGAATGGATGTGAAGGTCAACATATTTTTTCATTTATTTTGGTTATGGAAAAGGTTTATCGTGGTGGTAAAATTAGCTGTAAATCTTTCTTTCCACTATCTCGAGGCATTCCTCCAGGACACCATCTATCTCGGCGAGTATGTCGTCGCATTTTTTTGCTATTTTGTCGGTGAATTCGGCATCCTCGATGCTCGCAAGGTTGATGTCCACATTTATTTTTGCGGCTTTTATGGCTGCGTCGGCAAGGATTGCCGCTACTCCCGCGTCCGAGATGGCGTTTTTAGAGCCACATTCGGCTACCTCTCTCGCAAGAAGAAGAGTATCCTTTGAGAGTTCCATGGTTTTGAGAGGAACGAGAGCAGCTTTCTGGAGAGCGTGTTGAATGGCTTCGTGGCGAAGCACTTTGTCCTCCTCGGTCTCTTGCGGCATTTTTGCAGCGTGAATAACATCGTTGAAGGCGTCCGCATCCTTATCGACGAGTTTGGAAAGCTCATCGCGCAGGTTCTCGGACTTTTCCACAATGCCTTTTATCCTCTCCTCGACATCTGCATACTCCTTATTGCCTGTTGTAAGATTGCAGACCATAGATATAAGCGCAGCAGCCATAGCACCGGTTACCGCGGAAACGCTCCCACCTCCAGGAACGCTGGCTTTTGATGAGAGCTCGCGAAGAAAGTCATCTAATCTTAGTTCCAAAAGCATTACAATTCCCTCCGATGATTTTCCTAATATAACATTTTCCGTTCTTTGGCAACAGTTTTTTTGTTATAAGAGCATTTTATACGAGTATTTTTATTTAAGATAAATCGCCTTAACGACGAAGATTCCGTTATTCGTTATTGCTCTAATGAAGTATGTGCCGGATGGTAGTCCCTTGGGGTGCCAAAGGATGTGTTTTCCTGTCGGCGCCAGTTGACCAACTACTTTTCCTGAGCCATCGATTATGTCGAGCCTGGTGCATTCGTCGGGTACATTTATCCACAACGCTTTGTTGAAGGGATTTGGGAACACCCTTAAAGATAGCTGTTGCTTTTTCGGGATAGTTTTCTCTTCAATTTTCATGGTATCGAGCCTTTCGACCGTTGCTATCACACCTGAAGGGTAATCGGCTGCTATGAAAGCGAATTTTAGCGTTTCAGGTTTGTCGGGGACTATTCGAGGAACATGAACCACCACTCCTATTCCCACATCGCCTGCCGCATTATCCAGCCACGGTGGGCACGGCGGGGAGGTACAGTATGTGCTTCCTTCCCAGAATCGCCCGCTCATAAGTTTCACAAGTGAGTCGATATTTCTTCCATGCTCGAACCAGTCGATAGTATTAACGAGAAAGCAGCTATCACAATGACTTAGCCATGCGAACCCTGCTGAACGCGGATTTATAGTGTCCGCGCGGACTCCCGCGGCAAGATGCCCCGGAACAGTAAAAACCTGATCGTTGTCGTAATCGAAGTCGGGGACATCAAAGTCGAACATGACCAGAATGTTTCCATCCTCAAGTGTTTCGGGTGTGCTTATGATCCATTTAACTATTATAAAGCTGTCAAGTCCGGTGCTCGACTCAACCCACTGGTCTATTCTCAAACCTATAGCGTCTATACCAAAAGCATAGTGGGATTTAGCCATGGCAAGAGTTGAATCTATGGTGGTATCCGAGCTATCAGGGGATATTATCGTATCGTAGTTCCATATTTCTTCAAGCTCGAGCGGCTGGAACTGCGTGAAATTTGATGTATAGAGCACTCCATCGTCGTTGGCGCGTCCGTAGTATGGTGTAACCCAGCCCCCGAACTTTATCGCGATAAAACTACGCCACAAAAGGTCGTAGCTGTCGTAGCCCGAATATCTGAACTCAACGAAGTTCCCATATGCATAGTCGTCAACTCTCAGCTGAACTACACCGGTATTGTGAACATATCTTGTCGCTGAGCCAATATTAAAAATTAGCAACAGTATGAATGCTATTTTGACAAAGTATTTCATGGTGAAAATAATTAATCAACTATTTCGAAGCCCGCAACCTATTTGTTATTGCCTGAAGCGGCTATGTCGAGCTTAGAACTTAAGCAAGGTTGCAAAATTAAATCCGAGTAAGTGAAATAGCAAATGATTTTTTGAGAAATGATTTATTGTCCGTCGTTTGGTAACCGATTAAATTTATATGAACGAAAAAGGAGTTAAACATGCAACTTATAGGTGCTCACATGTCGATAGCCGGCGGTGTTGATAAGGCAATCGATCGGGGGGAAGAGCTGGGCTGCACGGCGATCCAGATTTTTGTCAAACAAGCTCGTAAGCTTTTCGACAGACCCATAAAAGACGAGACAGTTAAGCTGTGGCACGAGAAGGTTGAGAAATCTAAGGTGGTAAGGGCAATAATTGCTCACACTGGATATCTTATTAATCTTGCCTCGCCCGACGACGAAATGTGGGAGAAGTACATTCAGGCTATGGCAGATGAGATGAATAGATGTGATAGGCTTGGAATCGAGAACATAGTCATGCATCCCGGTACTCCCAAGGGCAAGTCAGAGGACTGGGGAATAAAGCGCATAGCACAAGCCGTGGACATAATTTACGACAAATACGGTCCCTCAGTTAATATAGCGCTTGAAACAACTGCAGGACAGGGACAAAGCCTTGGCTGGAAATTTGAACACATAAGGGACATTATAGCGCAATCAAAGCACAGGGAAAAGCTACGCGTGGTGTTCGACACATGCCATGTTTTCGCTGCAGGATACGACTTCACTACCAAGGAAAAATATGAGAAAGTGTGGGAAGAGTTCGACAAAATTATAGGACTCAAGCTACTTGTTGGTATCCATGTTAACGATTCCAAGCATCCGCTGGGTTCCAGAAAAGATCGCCACGAGCACATTGGAAGAGGATTAATAGGGATTGAGCCATTCAAATTCCTTATGCAGGACGAAAGGTTCGAGGAGTTGCCCAAAGTTCTTGAAACACCCAAGGAAAACGATTGGGATGTTAAGAATCTTAAGCTTTTGTGGGAGCTTTCGGGGCAGCAACCGCCTGTAAAACTTTAAGGTTGGCGGGCATGAAGAGAATAATGAGCATAGATTACGGTACTAAATGGGTTGGCATAGCGATAACTGATGCTGAGCGAAAAGTAGCGTTACCTTTCGATGTATTGGAGTATCGTGGGGAAGATGAACTTGTGGAATGGCTCGAAAAATTTGTTTCTGAGTGGGATGTCGAAACTGTAGTTTTGGGGTTGCCCATTCATCTTTCTGGTGATGAGTCGCGAATGAGCCAGCGAGTTCGCACGATTGCTGACAAAATAAAAAAGCGCATCAGCGTTAGTGTCGATTTATGGGACGAAAGACTAACCTCAAAAGAGGCGGCTCGTGTTATAAGTGAGCTTGGCAAAAAAAGCAAAGATTACGAGAAAGTGCTGAATAAAATTTCGGCTACACTGATTCTTCAAAGTTACCTTGAGGCGAAAAGGGGACGAGAGAGGAATTACGATGAACGAGAGGTCTAAAGATTTGATCGCTATTCTTTTGCTTCTGGTTTTTGGGGCTTTAGTATGGTGGTTTTTGTATCTGGTTTTTGCCGAAAGTTCATCAAAGCCGTTTGATAAACCCGTCATAGTCGAGATACCACATGGTGCTACATCCAGAGCGGTAGCGCATATTCTTGCCGAAAGTGGTGTTTTGCTTCGCCCCAATCTTTTCGTCCTTATAGCGAAAGTCGCGGGTTTTGAAAGCAAACTTAGAGCAGGTTATTTCAGGTTTAAGTATCGCCCAAGCGTGTGGCGATGTTTGCAAATGCTAACGAGGGGAGGAAGCTTCGATGTTAAGATAACAATTCCTGAAGGGTTTACTATATATGAGATAGCCGGTCTTGTGCGGCGTGAGCTCGGTGTGGATTCCGTAAGTTTTCTTCAAGCGTGTCGGGATACCGCAATTCTCAGGAAATATAGTATTGATGCACCTTCGATGGAAGGTTTTTTGTTTCCGGAGACATATCTTGTGCCCAAGGGCATAAGTTCTGAAAGTCTTATCGCGATTTTTCACCATGAATTTCGTCGTCGCTGGCGGCCGGAATGGAGTGCGAGAGCAGAATCGCTTGGACTAACATTGGAGCAGGTTGTTACCCTTGCGTCGATAATAGAAGCTGAGGCTCATGTAAAAGACGAACAGGGCGTTATCTCAAGCGTATATCACAACAGATTAAAGCGCGGGATGCCGCTTCAGGCAGACCCAACGGCAGCCTATGGACTGGCGAAAATAAACGAACCAGTAACGCCAGAGGACCTGAGAAGTAAAACGCCTTACAACACATACATTTATTGTGGCTTGCCACCGGGGCCTATCTGTAACCCAGGTGAGGATGCTATTAAAGCCGCGCTCTATCCTGAATCGACCGATTACCTTTACTTTGTTTCGCGAATGGACGGGACACACATATTTTCAAAGACGCTTAAGGAGCACAACAAAGCAATAAATAGAGTTCGCAGGTTAATTAAAGTTAACAAAGCTAAGAACAAGATATAAAATTTCGACAAACGCAGAGCATATAAGCTTTTAAAATTTTTATAAACTATTTATTAAATGAGGCAGGTTATTGACTGCTTTTAAGTTTTTTCTCGCTTTCCACAAAATCCTTATAGGTCATGTCCTTATACCAGCCATCACCAATATATTTTAAAACGAGCTGGAAATCATTGTGATTGATAAAGCCGGGAAGCTTTGCTATTATACTATCTGCGTTTTGGAGAAATACGGTGGTAGGTGTTCCGCGAACAAGGAAAACTCGTCCAAGATACTTTTCCTTTAATGTTTTGGAGTGAAACCTGACAGTTTTATTTGAAGAAAGGTTTACTTTTGTCGGAACGAATTTTTCGTTTACAAGTTTTACTATATCCGGATTGGAAAGCGTTTTTCTGACGAACTTTCGGCACCATGCGCAGCCATTGCTGTAGATATACACCATCATTGGTTTTCCGTTGGCTCTGGAAAGGCTTTCAGCCTTGGAAATTGAAAGCCAGCCTATTGAGTTTTGTTTGGAATCCTCACCCCATAAAAGTGAAAAGGCGACCAGTACGAGCAGTGCTAACGCTATCTTTCTCATTGCTACTCCCCTATCGTTTGGGGAAATTAAAAACATAAAACTTAATTTTGTCAAGTAAAATAGTAAGGAAAAGTTTAGTTTCACATTTTATCGATGTTCAAGCTGGCTTTTGTTTGTGGTGATAGCTATTTTTTGGTAAATTTTAGCATGATGAATGCTGACGAGAAATTTATGAGATACGCATTGCGCCTTGGTCGACGAGGTTTAGGACGCACATCACCCAACCCGCCTGTAGGGGCTATTATCGTTATTGGCGATAGAATAGTAGGAAAAGGCTGGCACAGGCGATGTGGGCTTCCCCACGCTGAGATAGAGGCGATAAAGGATGCGGAGAGAAAGGGGATAACGGATTTTTCGGGCGCAACGATGTATGTTACGCTTGAGCCGTGCACTCATTATGGCAGGACTCCGCCGTGTGCT is drawn from bacterium and contains these coding sequences:
- a CDS encoding 4Fe-4S binding protein, whose amino-acid sequence is MRLRGILRFRVFSQILGVILPNAYLRGFFNKPHLYSGKAKAVILPILNCYACPSALTSCPAGALQHFSVIKTFPFYIFGVIAIFGAAVGRLFCGWVCPFGFLQDLLYKIKTPKVKLPSKYTFTKYIFLVLGVLLLPMIISDTVFCKICPQGALEAGIPQMLLNPELRPLAHTLYWTKIAILVFFITAFIFTKRPFCRYVCPVGALLSLFNSVSILRLTVDHHKCTLCGYCKLVCPVDIEVFRNPNSTDCIRCGLCTTCPENAVKFTTVFAPEENPKPALSDKI
- a CDS encoding integration host factor subunit beta — protein: MTKADLVEIVAERTGFTKSDVHVICDTLLDTIKEVMSEGNNIEIRRFGTFKLKVRRARVARNPRSGATVRIGERVVPTFKPSNEFKKMIRITPDELKRKEKSIKER
- a CDS encoding PHP domain-containing protein produces the protein MKKYVDLHIHSLCSDGSYTPAQIVKRAKSYELSAIAITDHDTVACVAEGEKLAHEAGIEFIRGIEISTSSCSGRMHILGYFVDIESKKLGELIKRMQLARRERIKKICAKLTELGKPVDPELVLSMAKDVDSIGRPHVALAMIKLGHVSSVHEAFERYLGIGKPAYVPRWAPTPREAIDTIHQAHGLAVIAHCGVTQGCMESINEIINEGIDGIEAFYPFHNEITTKKLIEIARKHDLAITGGSDCHGTVRGEPLLGVFKVPYWVYEDLVKRHQLAKANT
- a CDS encoding cyclodeaminase/cyclohydrolase family protein, coding for MLLELRLDDFLRELSSKASVPGGGSVSAVTGAMAAALISMVCNLTTGNKEYADVEERIKGIVEKSENLRDELSKLVDKDADAFNDVIHAAKMPQETEEDKVLRHEAIQHALQKAALVPLKTMELSKDTLLLAREVAECGSKNAISDAGVAAILADAAIKAAKINVDINLASIEDAEFTDKIAKKCDDILAEIDGVLEECLEIVERKIYS
- a CDS encoding T9SS type A sorting domain-containing protein, producing the protein MKYFVKIAFILLLIFNIGSATRYVHNTGVVQLRVDDYAYGNFVEFRYSGYDSYDLLWRSFIAIKFGGWVTPYYGRANDDGVLYTSNFTQFQPLELEEIWNYDTIISPDSSDTTIDSTLAMAKSHYAFGIDAIGLRIDQWVESSTGLDSFIIVKWIISTPETLEDGNILVMFDFDVPDFDYDNDQVFTVPGHLAAGVRADTINPRSAGFAWLSHCDSCFLVNTIDWFEHGRNIDSLVKLMSGRFWEGSTYCTSPPCPPWLDNAAGDVGIGVVVHVPRIVPDKPETLKFAFIAADYPSGVIATVERLDTMKIEEKTIPKKQQLSLRVFPNPFNKALWINVPDECTRLDIIDGSGKVVGQLAPTGKHILWHPKGLPSGTYFIRAITNNGIFVVKAIYLK
- a CDS encoding deoxyribonuclease IV; protein product: MQLIGAHMSIAGGVDKAIDRGEELGCTAIQIFVKQARKLFDRPIKDETVKLWHEKVEKSKVVRAIIAHTGYLINLASPDDEMWEKYIQAMADEMNRCDRLGIENIVMHPGTPKGKSEDWGIKRIAQAVDIIYDKYGPSVNIALETTAGQGQSLGWKFEHIRDIIAQSKHREKLRVVFDTCHVFAAGYDFTTKEKYEKVWEEFDKIIGLKLLVGIHVNDSKHPLGSRKDRHEHIGRGLIGIEPFKFLMQDERFEELPKVLETPKENDWDVKNLKLLWELSGQQPPVKL
- the ruvX gene encoding Holliday junction resolvase RuvX — encoded protein: MKRIMSIDYGTKWVGIAITDAERKVALPFDVLEYRGEDELVEWLEKFVSEWDVETVVLGLPIHLSGDESRMSQRVRTIADKIKKRISVSVDLWDERLTSKEAARVISELGKKSKDYEKVLNKISATLILQSYLEAKRGRERNYDEREV
- the mltG gene encoding endolytic transglycosylase MltG, which gives rise to MNERSKDLIAILLLLVFGALVWWFLYLVFAESSSKPFDKPVIVEIPHGATSRAVAHILAESGVLLRPNLFVLIAKVAGFESKLRAGYFRFKYRPSVWRCLQMLTRGGSFDVKITIPEGFTIYEIAGLVRRELGVDSVSFLQACRDTAILRKYSIDAPSMEGFLFPETYLVPKGISSESLIAIFHHEFRRRWRPEWSARAESLGLTLEQVVTLASIIEAEAHVKDEQGVISSVYHNRLKRGMPLQADPTAAYGLAKINEPVTPEDLRSKTPYNTYIYCGLPPGPICNPGEDAIKAALYPESTDYLYFVSRMDGTHIFSKTLKEHNKAINRVRRLIKVNKAKNKI
- a CDS encoding thioredoxin fold domain-containing protein, which gives rise to MRKIALALLVLVAFSLLWGEDSKQNSIGWLSISKAESLSRANGKPMMVYIYSNGCAWCRKFVRKTLSNPDIVKLVNEKFVPTKVNLSSNKTVRFHSKTLKEKYLGRVFLVRGTPTTVFLQNADSIIAKLPGFINHNDFQLVLKYIGDGWYKDMTYKDFVESEKKLKSSQ